Proteins from one Porites lutea chromosome 3, jaPorLute2.1, whole genome shotgun sequence genomic window:
- the LOC140930527 gene encoding uncharacterized protein — protein sequence MRECHKHILQRLIVELVKNLEPEPLLLYLYQKEVIDKDDMDEIRSWKVRKDRSEALIFKLMKKGPQSFSKLVDGLQNKQPFLACSLLKEDNKRLSELEIELENLKIQTEELKTKLQCFEENKRLQDNTVSELETELKEVKIQQDLVEQKKSEYSIKCEALETQTNELKTKLQSSELEVNKLLHKCENLEAQLQVLRTALHDANLPENSSQLDQWNDTLEGRLSGLQSSQDDFEEPFDASSGRQSRRVECERNSLCQKSRASTRLRNESSQTKEYHFRYEGDFDTKGVIHYLGFNAGVSMWLNPARVSSSGVKVTYCDGNGRGDPENILEYFTPGNSSTRSGWCLDLGDYYTLRLTDYTVRQLGCNDRNFLQNFELLGRLCNDDDWCVLGRHHQVDWRSQRFSHMLSRNKDLSYKTKTWSVKGEVRAYRQFKIVQIKDMSTSVPGTHAMSLAGIELYGVLSVPYLD from the exons ATGAGGGAATGCCACAAACATATTCTGCAAAGGCTCATTGTAGAACTCGTCAAGAATTTAGAACCAGAACCGCTGTTACTTTATTTGTATCAGAAGGAAGTGATAGATAAAGATGACATGGACGAGATACGAAGCTGGAAAGTACGCAAGGATAGGAGTGAGGCCTTAATTTTTAAGCTGATGAAAAAAGGTCCACAATCTTTTTCAAAGCTTGTTGACGGACTGCAAAACAAACAGCCATTTCTGGCCTGTTCTCTTTTAAAAGAAG ACAACAAGCGGCTCTCGGAACTCGAAATCGAActggaaaatttgaaaatccAAACAGAGGAACTAAAGACCAAATTGCAGTGTTTTGAAGAGAACAAACGCTTAC AAGACAACACAGTCTCCGAACTTGAAACCGAACTCAAAGAGGTTAAAATACAGCAAGATCTtgtggaacaaaagaaaagcgaATATTCCATCAAGTGTGAGGCGTTagaaacacagacaaatgaacTAAAGACCAAACTACAGAGTTCGGAATTGGAAGTGAACAAACTCTTACACAAGTGTGAGAACTTAGAGGCACAGCTTCAGGTGTTGCGGACAGCGTTACACGACGCAAATTTGCCAGAAAATTCAAGCCAACTCGACCAATGGAACGACACTCTTGAAG GGCGACTATCCGGTCTGCAAAGTTCTCAAGATGATTTTGAAGAGCCATTCGATGCCTCATCGGGAAGACAGTCGCGACGAGTGGAGTGTGAACGGAATTCTCTGTGTCAAAAAAGCAGAGCTTCGACACGGCTAAGAAACGAATCATCACAAACTAAAGAAT ATCATTTCAGGTATGAGGGAGACTTTGATACTAAAGGTGTTATTCACTACCTCGGTTTCAATGCCGGAGTCAGTATGTGGCTGAATCCTGCGCGAGTATCGTCATCCGGAGTGAAAGTAACCTACTGCGATGGTAATGGTCGTGGAGACCCTGAAAATATCTTAGAATATTTCACTCCCGGCAACAGTTCCACACGATCTGGATGGTGTCTGGATTTGGGAGATTACTACACGCTGCGGCTTACCGACTACACTGTGAGGCAGCTCGGATGCAATGACAGAAACTTTCTACAAAACTTTGAGCTCCTTGGTAGGCTTTGTAATGACGATGATTGGTGTGTGCTGGGCAGGCATCATCAAGTTGATTGGAGGTCGCAGCGTTTTTCACATATGCTGTCAAGAAATAAAGACTTGTcatataaaacaaaaacgtgGTCTGTGAAAGGAGAAGTAAGAGCTTACCGCCAGTTCAAGATAGTTCAGATAAAAGACATGTCGACCAGTGTGCCAGGCACGCATGCTATGTCCCTGGCTGGTATCGAGTTATATGGAGTACTCAGTGTGCCATATTTGGACTAG